In Thermorudis peleae, a genomic segment contains:
- the murJ gene encoding murein biosynthesis integral membrane protein MurJ, which produces MRAQRTARFQYREAAERVSVLSSASVVALGFVLSRVLGLVREVLIAARFGTSANYDAYVAAFRLPDFLFLVVMSGAFGSAFIPVFGGLLARGETQRAWRLANTILTFTLVVLAITGVIVYLAAGPLIRTVVAPGLAPPQQALAVHLTRLLLLSPLLLGLGAAGKGMLEAQARFALPAFAPVLYNLGIIVGAAVLAPFFGIYGLAYGVVLGALGHMGIQFLALYANGWRFIPTWDLHDPQVGEVARLMGPRVIGQAAFQVNMIVMTNFASRLGPQHVSSLNYAYQLFMLPHGVLALSLSTVIFPLMAQDVARGLLDRARAMLNQSLDALLLFTLPASAGLLLFRTSIVQTLFQFGAFSSTSTTLVAEALAYMAPGLLAFAVVEAVTRAFYALHDTRTPVTVAVVAVAVNALLCALFASPLGNRGIALALTLSTTLEMAILLLILRQRLHGFGAGLWSSFGKMLLATAVMTIIGWQFAGPLTQVTNPTNGRSLMQPLILLYTCFALAAAYFVTVALLRVPAAWRMLEQAQRIAARRRRYH; this is translated from the coding sequence ATGCGGGCACAGCGGACGGCTCGGTTCCAGTACCGAGAAGCAGCGGAACGTGTGAGTGTATTGAGTAGCGCAAGCGTCGTCGCGCTTGGCTTCGTCCTCAGCCGCGTGCTCGGCTTAGTACGTGAAGTCCTCATCGCAGCACGCTTCGGGACCAGCGCCAATTACGATGCCTACGTTGCAGCGTTTCGACTACCCGATTTTCTCTTCCTGGTCGTCATGAGCGGCGCGTTTGGCTCAGCCTTCATTCCAGTCTTCGGTGGGCTTCTTGCGCGCGGTGAAACGCAACGGGCTTGGCGCTTAGCGAACACGATCTTAACGTTTACCCTGGTCGTTCTTGCCATTACCGGCGTGATTGTCTATCTCGCGGCTGGTCCGCTTATCCGCACAGTCGTTGCGCCTGGGCTCGCGCCGCCGCAGCAAGCGCTTGCTGTTCACCTCACTCGCCTGTTGCTCCTCTCACCACTTTTGCTTGGGCTCGGCGCTGCCGGAAAGGGGATGCTTGAAGCGCAAGCGCGCTTTGCCTTACCCGCTTTTGCTCCGGTGCTCTACAACCTCGGCATCATCGTTGGTGCGGCAGTACTTGCACCATTTTTCGGGATCTATGGCTTGGCCTATGGCGTTGTCCTCGGCGCATTGGGACACATGGGCATTCAATTTCTCGCTCTCTATGCGAACGGATGGCGGTTTATCCCGACATGGGATCTTCATGACCCACAGGTGGGCGAAGTAGCCCGTCTAATGGGCCCACGCGTGATCGGCCAGGCGGCATTCCAGGTCAATATGATTGTGATGACGAATTTTGCATCGCGTCTTGGGCCGCAGCACGTGTCATCATTGAACTATGCCTATCAACTCTTTATGCTGCCGCATGGCGTATTAGCGCTGAGCCTCTCAACAGTCATTTTCCCCTTGATGGCACAGGATGTTGCGCGAGGGTTGCTGGATCGGGCCCGGGCAATGCTGAATCAATCGCTTGATGCCCTGCTGCTCTTCACGCTTCCCGCGAGTGCGGGGCTCTTGCTATTCCGGACGAGTATTGTGCAAACACTTTTCCAGTTCGGCGCGTTCTCGTCGACCTCGACCACGCTCGTCGCCGAAGCACTTGCCTACATGGCGCCGGGACTGTTGGCCTTCGCGGTCGTTGAGGCTGTGACCAGAGCGTTCTATGCGCTACACGATACCCGTACTCCGGTCACTGTTGCGGTTGTTGCCGTTGCCGTCAATGCCCTGCTCTGCGCGCTGTTTGCCTCTCCCCTTGGCAATCGTGGAATCGCCCTCGCCTTGACGTTGAGCACGACGCTGGAAATGGCAATCCTGTTGCTGATCCTGCGACAGCGGCTGCATGGTTTCGGCGCTGGCCTTTGGTCGTCCTTTGGCAAAATGCTCCTCGCCACCGCGGTTATGACCATTATCGGGTGGCAATTCGCTGGCCCGCTTACTCAAGTGACTAACCCGACGAATGGACGCTCACTCATGCAGCCGCTTATCCTGCTCTATACCTGCTTTGCGCTTGCAGCTGCTTACTTTGTCACGGTTGCCCTTCTGCGCGTGCCAGCAGCATGGCGCATGCTTGAACAAGCACAGCGCATTGCAGCGCGGCGACGACGCTACCATTAA
- the lepA gene encoding translation elongation factor 4: protein MTNQERIRNFSIIAHVDHGKSTLADRLLEYTHTIETPEQAQEILDSMDLEREKGITIKARTVRMEYTAQDGQTYVLNLIDTPGHVDFSSEVSRSLAACEGALLVVDAAQGIEAQTLANASLAIDLGLALIAVINKIDLPNAMPEKVAKDITDHIGLLEDEIIFASAKEGTGIPEILEAIVRRIPPPSGDRTAPLRALIFDSHYDPYKGVIAYVKVVDGVLRPGDRIRLMATGVVTEALEIGQFRPFMTPVNALAAGEVGYVATGLKVVRECEVGDTITHDEHPALHPLPGYRPVKPMVFASFYPVNSDEYPELRDALERLRLNDAALVFEPESSEALGFGFRCGFLGLLHMEIIQERLEREYKLNLLATAPSVQYEVVKRDGTTVLINKPSDMPPAGEIEEIREPWARVTILTPSHYIGNLMELATSRRGVLVEMDYLDPQRVRLVFDVPLAELIVDFYDQLKSRSQGYASLDYQPIGYRPGDLVKLDILVHGKPVDALSLIVHRDQAYERGRELVQRLRTLIPRQLFDVPIQAAIGSRVIARETIKALRKNVLAKCYGGDVTRKRKLLEKQKEGKARMKKVGSVEIPQEAFLAVLSLGDNTQGGNR, encoded by the coding sequence ATGACGAACCAGGAACGCATTCGGAATTTCAGCATTATTGCACACGTTGACCATGGCAAATCGACCCTCGCGGATCGCTTGCTCGAGTACACCCATACCATTGAGACGCCCGAGCAGGCGCAGGAGATTCTTGACTCCATGGATCTCGAGCGTGAAAAAGGCATCACCATTAAAGCCCGTACGGTGCGCATGGAGTATACAGCGCAGGATGGGCAAACCTATGTACTGAATCTCATCGATACGCCAGGACATGTCGATTTTTCCTCGGAGGTAAGCCGCAGCCTCGCTGCCTGTGAAGGCGCGTTGCTGGTCGTCGATGCAGCCCAGGGAATTGAGGCGCAAACGCTGGCCAATGCATCGCTTGCGATCGATCTCGGGCTTGCGTTGATTGCAGTCATTAACAAGATCGATTTACCGAATGCGATGCCGGAGAAGGTCGCGAAAGATATCACCGACCACATCGGCTTGCTCGAAGATGAGATCATCTTCGCTTCAGCGAAGGAAGGTACTGGGATCCCGGAGATTCTCGAAGCGATTGTTCGCCGGATTCCGCCCCCCTCAGGCGACCGTACCGCTCCCCTCCGTGCCTTGATCTTCGATTCGCATTATGACCCCTATAAAGGGGTGATTGCCTATGTCAAAGTTGTCGATGGCGTCCTTCGCCCGGGCGACCGCATTCGGCTCATGGCAACAGGAGTTGTCACGGAAGCCCTGGAAATTGGCCAGTTCCGTCCGTTCATGACACCAGTCAACGCGCTCGCTGCTGGCGAAGTTGGTTATGTTGCGACAGGCCTCAAGGTCGTTCGCGAGTGCGAAGTCGGTGACACGATTACCCATGACGAGCATCCCGCACTGCATCCGCTCCCTGGCTACCGGCCAGTCAAGCCGATGGTCTTCGCAAGCTTCTATCCAGTCAACAGCGATGAATATCCAGAGTTGCGCGATGCTCTCGAACGGCTGCGCCTTAATGATGCCGCGCTCGTCTTTGAGCCAGAATCCTCGGAGGCACTTGGCTTCGGTTTTCGTTGTGGCTTCTTAGGCCTGCTGCATATGGAAATTATTCAGGAGCGGCTTGAGCGCGAATACAAGCTTAACCTGCTTGCAACCGCGCCGAGTGTGCAGTACGAAGTTGTCAAGCGTGATGGCACCACGGTCTTGATCAACAAGCCGTCAGACATGCCGCCAGCAGGCGAGATTGAAGAGATCCGCGAGCCATGGGCACGGGTGACAATCCTCACGCCAAGCCACTATATCGGCAATCTGATGGAACTGGCGACATCGCGCCGTGGTGTCTTGGTTGAAATGGACTATCTGGACCCCCAGCGGGTTCGCCTCGTGTTCGACGTACCATTGGCCGAGTTGATTGTTGACTTCTATGACCAGCTGAAGTCTCGCTCGCAAGGCTACGCGTCGCTCGATTATCAGCCGATCGGCTATCGGCCTGGCGACCTCGTGAAGCTCGACATTCTCGTCCACGGGAAACCGGTTGATGCGTTGTCGCTGATTGTGCATCGTGACCAGGCCTATGAGCGCGGTCGCGAGCTCGTTCAACGCTTGCGCACCTTAATCCCGCGTCAGCTGTTCGACGTGCCAATTCAAGCAGCGATTGGCAGCCGCGTCATTGCGCGCGAGACGATTAAAGCATTGCGAAAGAACGTGCTCGCTAAGTGCTATGGCGGAGATGTAACGCGCAAGCGCAAGCTCCTCGAAAAGCAGAAAGAAGGCAAAGCTCGCATGAAGAAAGTCGGCAGTGTCGAAATTCCGCAAGAGGCCTTCCTGGCCGTGCTGAGCCTCGGCGACAATACGCAGGGGGGCAACCGGTGA
- a CDS encoding MazG family protein encodes MSITVVGLGPGQVELLTAEARAILEHAAGHIFVRTKQHPVVAALSHLAWESFDPLYERAASFEEVYEGIVTTLIEAARHGPVVYAVPGHPLVGEATVRKLLAQARASAMSCSVVPGLSFVDVVLPLLECDALAENLQIVDAFDLAACLDGQPFSGGRWPISPLRPALIGQVSDRFLASKVKLALMRLYPDDIEITVVSRAGMADPLVRRLPLYELDHHEIDALTAVFIPAQSAEQSRVAEGLQQIVARLRAPGGCPWDRQQTPQSLTRHILEEAYELVEAIEQNDTEAICEELGDFVLQAFMQAQLAEEQDAFTLEDVFSGVIHKLVRRHPHVFGSVRAETAEVVLANWEQIKAAERAERKGTAENGTHDVSPFPALARAQRLFRQAARRKQAVPLPPHAAASLENLRQEAPIPEDMVVARLVALCALASEQGIDLERALFRWTRQVEHAQDTTTMNAEAIEEENGA; translated from the coding sequence GTGAGCATCACCGTTGTTGGGCTTGGGCCAGGGCAAGTAGAACTGCTCACAGCTGAAGCACGCGCAATCCTTGAGCATGCTGCTGGCCACATCTTTGTCCGCACCAAACAGCATCCGGTTGTCGCTGCCTTGTCGCATCTCGCCTGGGAAAGCTTTGATCCACTCTACGAGCGGGCAGCAAGCTTTGAAGAAGTCTACGAAGGAATTGTCACAACGCTCATCGAAGCCGCCCGTCATGGACCGGTCGTCTATGCTGTTCCAGGGCATCCGCTCGTTGGCGAAGCAACCGTCCGCAAGCTTCTTGCCCAAGCGCGTGCATCAGCGATGTCCTGCAGCGTCGTCCCTGGATTAAGCTTCGTCGACGTCGTCCTGCCGCTGCTCGAGTGCGATGCACTGGCCGAGAACCTTCAGATCGTGGATGCATTCGACCTCGCTGCTTGCCTCGATGGTCAGCCCTTCTCCGGAGGCCGTTGGCCCATTTCACCCCTTCGGCCGGCGCTCATTGGGCAGGTTAGTGACCGGTTTCTCGCGTCGAAAGTCAAGCTGGCCTTGATGCGACTCTACCCCGATGATATCGAGATTACGGTTGTCAGCAGGGCTGGAATGGCTGATCCACTGGTCCGACGCCTCCCGCTCTATGAGCTTGATCACCACGAGATAGATGCATTGACGGCAGTGTTCATCCCTGCACAGTCTGCTGAACAGAGCCGTGTCGCTGAAGGACTTCAGCAGATCGTCGCACGACTGCGTGCTCCTGGAGGCTGTCCCTGGGATCGTCAACAAACGCCGCAGAGCTTGACACGGCATATCCTTGAGGAAGCCTACGAGCTCGTTGAAGCGATCGAGCAGAACGACACTGAGGCAATCTGCGAAGAACTTGGCGACTTTGTCTTGCAGGCCTTCATGCAAGCGCAACTCGCAGAAGAACAAGACGCCTTCACCCTTGAGGATGTTTTCAGCGGCGTTATTCACAAACTCGTGCGCCGGCATCCACACGTCTTTGGCTCTGTCCGTGCCGAAACTGCTGAGGTTGTGCTGGCAAACTGGGAGCAGATCAAGGCAGCCGAGCGAGCGGAACGCAAGGGGACAGCGGAGAACGGCACGCACGATGTGTCGCCATTTCCAGCGCTTGCCCGAGCACAGCGCTTATTCCGTCAAGCAGCCCGGCGCAAACAGGCTGTGCCACTACCGCCTCACGCCGCAGCGTCGCTTGAAAACCTCCGACAGGAGGCCCCAATACCGGAAGACATGGTGGTGGCACGGCTCGTGGCACTTTGTGCGCTGGCAAGCGAGCAGGGCATTGATCTTGAACGGGCGCTGTTTCGCTGGACACGCCAGGTCGAACATGCCCAGGACACCACTACGATGAATGCGGAGGCGATCGAAGAAGAGAACGGCGCGTAA
- the aspS gene encoding aspartate--tRNA ligase, which produces MQEPTTGQRVPGGRSYTTCGELRLADAGRRVTLKGWVHRRRDHGGLIFLDLRDRYGITQVVANPEHSPEAHAVADRVRSEYVLAVHGQVVPRPEGTANPSMATGDIEVLADAIEVLNPAKPLPFPIHEEAPVDEALRLEFRYLDLRRPRMQRNILLRHQVIRFIREYLDARDFVEIETPMLIKSTPEGARDYVVPSRIFPGQFYALPQSPQQLKQLLMVAGFDRYYQIARCMRDEDLRADRQPEFTQLDLEMSFVDMEDILTLIEGLYTELFERFATKPLQQKPFPRLTFAEAMLRYGSDKPDLRFGLEISDVSELVAESQFSVFRNAVAQGGVVRGLAAPGFASATRSQLDGLTEIARSFGAKGLVWLALQHENGQLSARSPVAKYLSQTELESMAARLGGKPGDLLLLVADQPDVAANVLGRLRLHLGRELKLINEHVHAFCWVVDPPLFEWNDEEGRWEAMHHPFTAPRDEDVPLLESAPNHVRAKAYDLVADGYELGTGSIRIHQRDVQNAIFRIMGYDQPEIERRFGHLLRAFEYGAPPHGGMAPGIDRTVMILAGEDSIRDVIAFPKNQRAQDLMLGAPSPLDDRQLRELHIQVVLPEEEHTPARS; this is translated from the coding sequence ATGCAAGAACCGACAACAGGGCAACGGGTGCCAGGCGGTCGCTCGTATACAACATGTGGCGAGCTCCGTCTTGCCGACGCTGGACGCCGTGTTACGCTCAAAGGCTGGGTACACCGACGGCGCGACCACGGTGGCCTCATCTTTCTCGATTTGCGAGACCGGTATGGTATTACCCAGGTCGTTGCCAATCCCGAGCACTCGCCTGAGGCCCACGCGGTTGCGGATCGCGTGCGCAGTGAGTATGTGCTCGCTGTCCATGGACAGGTTGTGCCACGGCCGGAAGGAACGGCCAATCCATCGATGGCCACTGGCGACATTGAAGTGCTCGCCGATGCCATTGAGGTACTCAACCCAGCTAAGCCATTGCCGTTTCCTATTCACGAAGAAGCGCCTGTTGACGAAGCGCTCCGGCTCGAATTTCGCTATCTTGACCTGCGACGTCCGCGGATGCAGCGCAACATCCTGCTCCGGCATCAGGTGATCCGCTTCATCCGTGAGTACCTCGATGCTCGCGACTTCGTTGAAATCGAAACGCCAATGCTGATTAAGAGCACGCCAGAAGGCGCACGTGACTATGTTGTGCCAAGTCGCATCTTCCCTGGACAGTTCTATGCGCTGCCCCAATCCCCCCAGCAACTCAAGCAGTTGCTGATGGTCGCGGGATTTGACCGGTACTACCAAATCGCGCGCTGCATGCGTGATGAAGATCTCCGTGCTGACCGGCAACCTGAGTTTACGCAGCTTGACTTGGAGATGTCCTTTGTTGACATGGAGGACATCTTGACCCTCATCGAGGGACTCTATACTGAGCTCTTCGAGCGTTTCGCCACCAAGCCGTTGCAGCAGAAGCCGTTCCCGCGCCTAACGTTTGCTGAGGCGATGCTCCGGTATGGCAGTGACAAGCCTGACTTGCGTTTTGGCCTTGAAATCAGCGATGTCAGCGAACTCGTGGCCGAAAGCCAGTTCAGCGTCTTCCGTAACGCGGTCGCTCAAGGTGGAGTTGTGCGTGGTCTCGCTGCACCCGGTTTTGCCAGCGCCACGCGCAGCCAGCTTGACGGCTTAACCGAAATCGCACGCAGTTTTGGGGCAAAAGGCTTGGTGTGGCTTGCGTTGCAGCACGAAAACGGCCAACTCAGCGCTCGCTCGCCCGTGGCCAAGTATCTCAGCCAGACTGAACTTGAGAGTATGGCAGCGCGCTTGGGCGGCAAGCCGGGCGATCTTCTGCTCCTCGTCGCTGACCAGCCAGATGTGGCTGCCAACGTGCTCGGGCGATTACGCCTCCACCTTGGTCGTGAACTGAAGTTGATTAATGAGCATGTCCATGCCTTTTGCTGGGTAGTCGATCCTCCACTCTTTGAGTGGAACGATGAAGAAGGCCGTTGGGAGGCAATGCACCATCCCTTCACCGCGCCACGGGATGAAGACGTGCCTTTGCTTGAATCAGCGCCGAACCATGTTCGCGCCAAAGCTTACGATCTTGTTGCGGATGGCTATGAGCTTGGCACTGGCAGTATTCGGATTCATCAGCGTGATGTCCAGAATGCCATCTTCCGCATTATGGGGTACGACCAACCAGAGATTGAGCGACGCTTTGGCCACTTGCTCCGGGCATTTGAGTATGGCGCACCGCCGCATGGGGGCATGGCGCCTGGCATTGACCGGACCGTCATGATCTTGGCTGGCGAGGATTCAATCCGCGATGTCATCGCATTTCCCAAGAACCAGCGGGCGCAAGATCTCATGCTTGGTGCACCATCACCGCTTGACGATCGTCAACTTCGGGAGTTGCACATTCAGGTCGTCTTGCCTGAAGAAGAACACACGCCGGCGCGCTCGTAA
- a CDS encoding Rieske (2Fe-2S) protein produces the protein MEQDQFVYAAPLDAVQAAGKLVVSLNGHAVLLIAENDHVYALDNRCPHMGFPLDRGTVCDGLLTCHWHHARFDLATGGTFDLWAGDVRTYRVEIRGNEVWVDLTPTSSPVEHALQRLQDGLAHNLSLVLAKAALTLAENKAESTAYCEAARFGVRYRQAGWGPGLTILICMQNLAPWLAPQDRPLALYHGIVAVAADTQQMPPHLPVRPLPGPARDNALYQRWFRQFVDVRDREGAERCLLSMLTNGADPTVIAETLFAAITDHRYVSLGHPLDFTNKALEALDGLGWDLAPEILPSLVPGYVNGDRMEEHNQWRRPIDLVRILEQAFDVLPQALEQGQTRATQWSDEATLLPVLLGDDPQAIADALLDALRDGAKPAQLAAAVTYAAALRIAHFPTSNEFSDWDTALHTLSFAHAVERGLRRVPSPWLLRGVFDAAMSVYLDRFLNIPAVRIPSYPSLAGDPHEELATLAELLDRQQQVQAAAETVARYQAKGGAIAPLVATLGQLLLREDRNFHTIQMVEAAVSQVAQRGNTPESWHMLLAATRYLAAHAPTARSQVQTYRIAARLHRGERLYETVEREDGAALPVETQQAAPR, from the coding sequence ATGGAACAGGATCAGTTTGTCTACGCTGCCCCGCTTGATGCGGTACAGGCGGCTGGAAAGCTTGTCGTATCACTCAATGGCCACGCAGTCCTGTTGATTGCTGAAAACGACCATGTCTACGCGCTCGACAATCGTTGTCCGCACATGGGCTTTCCGCTTGACCGTGGTACCGTCTGTGACGGCTTGCTGACGTGCCACTGGCACCACGCACGCTTCGATCTTGCAACCGGCGGCACATTTGACCTCTGGGCGGGTGACGTGCGCACGTATCGAGTCGAGATACGAGGAAACGAAGTCTGGGTTGACCTGACGCCAACCAGTTCGCCAGTTGAACACGCTCTACAGCGATTACAGGACGGACTCGCACACAATCTGTCGCTTGTCCTTGCGAAAGCTGCGCTCACGCTTGCGGAGAATAAAGCGGAATCCACTGCCTACTGCGAAGCGGCGCGTTTTGGCGTGCGGTATCGTCAGGCTGGTTGGGGGCCTGGGCTAACAATTCTGATTTGTATGCAGAACCTCGCTCCGTGGCTTGCTCCCCAGGACCGGCCATTAGCCTTGTATCACGGAATCGTAGCCGTAGCCGCTGATACCCAGCAGATGCCTCCGCACCTACCGGTCCGGCCTCTGCCCGGCCCAGCTCGTGACAACGCGCTCTATCAACGTTGGTTCCGCCAGTTCGTTGACGTTCGCGACCGTGAGGGGGCCGAACGTTGCCTGCTTTCCATGCTGACGAACGGCGCAGATCCGACTGTCATTGCAGAGACACTCTTTGCGGCGATCACCGACCATCGCTACGTTAGTCTTGGACACCCACTCGACTTTACGAATAAAGCTCTCGAAGCGCTCGATGGCCTGGGCTGGGATCTTGCGCCAGAGATCTTGCCGAGTCTAGTGCCGGGTTACGTGAACGGCGATCGTATGGAAGAACATAACCAGTGGCGTCGTCCCATCGACCTCGTGCGCATCCTGGAGCAGGCGTTTGATGTACTGCCACAGGCCTTGGAGCAGGGACAGACTCGAGCAACCCAATGGAGTGATGAGGCCACACTTCTCCCAGTCTTGCTTGGAGATGATCCACAGGCGATCGCAGATGCCTTGCTTGACGCGCTGCGCGACGGTGCCAAACCCGCCCAACTTGCCGCAGCGGTAACCTACGCTGCCGCGCTACGGATCGCACACTTCCCCACCAGCAATGAATTTAGCGACTGGGATACCGCGCTCCATACGCTGAGCTTTGCTCATGCCGTTGAGCGGGGACTGCGCCGTGTCCCGTCACCCTGGTTGCTTCGCGGGGTCTTCGACGCGGCTATGAGTGTCTATCTTGACCGCTTCCTCAATATCCCGGCGGTACGGATCCCGTCCTATCCGTCTCTGGCAGGTGATCCGCACGAAGAGCTTGCAACGCTTGCTGAGCTGCTTGACCGCCAGCAGCAGGTGCAAGCGGCCGCTGAGACAGTAGCACGCTATCAAGCAAAAGGCGGCGCAATTGCACCGCTCGTGGCAACGCTCGGACAACTTCTCCTGCGGGAAGATCGGAACTTCCACACTATTCAGATGGTTGAAGCAGCGGTCAGCCAAGTCGCGCAACGCGGCAATACACCGGAAAGCTGGCACATGCTGCTTGCAGCAACCCGGTATCTTGCTGCACACGCGCCAACTGCTCGCTCGCAAGTCCAGACGTATCGGATTGCCGCGCGACTACACCGGGGAGAGCGTCTCTATGAAACAGTGGAACGTGAAGACGGCGCGGCGCTGCCTGTGGAAACCCAACAGGCAGCGCCGCGGTAA
- a CDS encoding 2-deoxy-5-keto-D-gluconate 6-phosphate aldolase domain-containing protein: MGTLGYDRPLYILAFDHRSSFEEMAQKAGVAPDEVPERVRAAKRVIYEGFQHAIRNGAPRDAAGILVDEQYGADVARDARAQGYLFAMPVEKSGQKVFDFEYGEDFAKHIEDFNPTFTKALVRYNPDDDPETKRIQLERLKRLSDWLHERDRKFLLELLVPATKAQLESVGGDTERYDRDVRPSLTVQAIAEFQEAGVEPDIWKIEGLDRREDCERMAAQVRQGGRDHVGCVVLGRGADPDRVDHWLRQGAGVPGYIGFAIGRTLWWDGVRGYLNGNLSAEAAAEQIAANYRRAIDLFVEAAAAAAR, from the coding sequence ATGGGAACACTCGGATACGATCGACCGCTCTACATTCTGGCGTTTGATCACCGAAGTTCATTTGAAGAGATGGCCCAAAAGGCTGGTGTTGCACCGGACGAGGTGCCAGAGCGCGTTCGCGCTGCCAAACGCGTCATTTACGAAGGATTTCAGCATGCGATTCGCAACGGCGCTCCCCGTGACGCCGCTGGCATCCTCGTTGACGAGCAGTATGGTGCCGATGTTGCCCGGGATGCCCGCGCGCAAGGCTATCTGTTTGCGATGCCGGTTGAAAAGAGTGGACAGAAAGTCTTTGACTTTGAATATGGCGAAGATTTTGCGAAGCATATTGAAGACTTTAATCCGACATTTACCAAGGCACTGGTCCGCTATAACCCGGACGATGATCCCGAAACCAAGCGCATTCAGCTTGAGCGCTTAAAGCGGCTCTCGGATTGGCTGCATGAACGTGACCGGAAGTTTCTCCTGGAATTGCTGGTGCCAGCGACGAAGGCGCAACTTGAATCAGTCGGTGGGGATACGGAGCGATATGATCGGGATGTTCGCCCAAGTTTGACGGTTCAAGCGATCGCCGAGTTTCAGGAAGCCGGGGTTGAGCCGGATATCTGGAAGATCGAAGGGCTTGACCGGCGCGAAGACTGTGAGCGGATGGCAGCGCAAGTGCGCCAAGGTGGGCGCGACCATGTGGGCTGCGTCGTTCTCGGCCGTGGCGCTGACCCGGACCGAGTTGATCACTGGCTGCGACAAGGGGCTGGTGTCCCAGGCTATATCGGGTTTGCGATTGGACGAACGTTGTGGTGGGATGGCGTGCGCGGTTATTTGAATGGCAACCTCAGCGCTGAAGCGGCTGCTGAGCAGATTGCAGCGAATTACCGGCGCGCAATCGATCTCTTCGTTGAAGCCGCGGCTGCCGCTGCTCGCTAG
- the hflX gene encoding GTPase HflX: protein MIETRMATERAFLIGVDWERDGWDIESSMAELAQLARSAGLDVVGMLTQRLPHPHQSHYLGAGKLEELKARQAITPYDVVLVNDELSPAQLRTLEDELGVKVIDRTALILDIFARRAQTREGRLQVELAQLEYRLPRLTRMWTHLSRQAVGGVGLRGPGETQLEIDRRRARQRITQLRREIAEVRAHRERYRQRRRQNQMPVIALVGYTNAGKSTLLNALAGSDVYVADKLFATLDPTTRRVTLPSGRVVLLTDTVGFIHRLPTMLVAAFRATLEEILEARVLVHVVDITHPRAAEQAATVRQVLAELGAAHYPTLTVLNKIDGIEPNLSPEELVREFDLDGDVVPVSALKGTGLPLLLERLEAKLMEAERVREVTLVLPYDQVRMLHLFHERGHVEDVSYLPYGVRVRGRFPAYLLASLIPQLHPVVEREGQRRPIERMNRYESHIPSPQPFPKHSV from the coding sequence TTGATTGAGACACGGATGGCAACCGAGCGTGCCTTCCTCATTGGTGTTGACTGGGAACGGGATGGCTGGGATATTGAGTCGTCGATGGCAGAGCTTGCCCAGCTCGCGCGCTCGGCTGGCCTTGACGTCGTTGGTATGCTCACCCAACGGCTGCCCCATCCGCACCAAAGCCACTATCTTGGCGCAGGCAAACTCGAAGAACTGAAGGCACGTCAGGCAATCACGCCGTACGATGTGGTCCTCGTCAATGACGAGCTGAGTCCAGCGCAACTCCGAACACTCGAGGACGAACTTGGGGTCAAGGTCATTGACCGGACTGCACTGATTCTTGACATCTTCGCCCGGCGTGCCCAGACGCGCGAAGGTCGACTCCAGGTTGAATTAGCCCAGCTGGAGTATCGGCTCCCGCGCCTGACGCGAATGTGGACACACCTGTCGCGACAGGCTGTTGGTGGCGTCGGCTTGCGGGGACCTGGTGAGACGCAGCTTGAGATCGACCGGCGCCGGGCACGACAACGGATCACACAACTTCGACGGGAAATCGCCGAAGTACGTGCCCATCGTGAGCGCTATCGCCAGCGCCGCCGGCAGAACCAGATGCCCGTTATCGCGTTGGTCGGCTACACCAACGCTGGAAAGTCAACGTTGCTCAATGCCCTTGCCGGCAGTGACGTCTACGTTGCAGACAAACTGTTTGCAACCCTGGATCCGACAACGCGGCGCGTGACATTGCCAAGCGGCCGCGTCGTGCTCCTGACCGATACTGTTGGTTTTATTCATCGACTGCCGACGATGCTCGTTGCAGCATTTCGCGCAACGCTCGAAGAAATTCTAGAAGCTCGTGTCCTCGTCCACGTTGTCGATATCACCCATCCACGGGCAGCTGAGCAGGCGGCAACGGTCCGCCAAGTGCTTGCCGAACTCGGCGCTGCGCACTATCCAACGTTGACGGTCCTGAACAAGATTGATGGTATCGAGCCGAACCTCTCTCCCGAAGAGCTTGTCCGCGAATTTGACCTTGATGGCGATGTTGTGCCAGTCTCGGCCCTCAAAGGCACTGGACTTCCCTTGCTTCTCGAACGGCTCGAAGCCAAGCTGATGGAGGCTGAGCGTGTTCGCGAGGTAACCCTTGTCCTACCGTATGACCAAGTGCGCATGCTGCACCTCTTCCATGAACGAGGGCATGTCGAGGATGTCAGTTACCTCCCGTACGGGGTGCGCGTCCGGGGCCGTTTCCCCGCTTATCTTTTGGCATCCCTCATCCCCCAACTGCATCCAGTAGTCGAGCGTGAGGGGCAACGACGACCAATTGAGCGCATGAACCGGTACGAAAGTCACATTCCCTCGCCACAGCCTTTCCCCAAGCACTCCGTATAA